CAGTAACAAGTGGGAAAAAAATTAAAAACCAAGGCCAAAAATTCTTATACCAAGGGGTAGGGTTCATAATTGCTCACATGGCTATAAAACTTGCCAGTATTCTACCGTAAGTTACGGTAAATACCTAAAAAAAAGCCTCCAAATGGAGGCTTTTTTGATCTCAAATAATGTTCTAATTGCTGGGTTTACTGGTCTTGCGACAGGCTGTAAACATAAGCCGTTAGAAGGTGTACTTTATCTTCACCTAAGATATCTTTCCAAGCTGGCATTACACCGGCACGGCCGTGGCGAAGCGTATCTTCAACAGCACGCTGAGAACCACCATATAACCAGATATTGTCAGTTAGGTTAGGTGCACCAAACGGAAGGTTATGTGCAACTGAGCCTTTACCATCCATACCGTGACAAGCCGCACACATTGCAAACTTAGCTTTACCAGCAGCTGCGTCTTTTTGGTTTACAGTACGCCCAGAAAGGCTTAACACGTAAGCAGTCATTTCTTTTACGCCTTGATCACCAAGTGCATCTTGCCAAGCTGGCATCGCGGCAACACGACCGTTAAGCAGTGTTTCTTTGATCTTGTCAGGCGTGCCGCCATATAACCAGTCTTTGTCAGTTAGGTTAGGGAAGCCAGCACCGCCACGAGCATCAGAGCCGTGACACTGAGCACAGTTTTGCGAGAATAAACGCTGACCGATTTCTAGTGCTTCCTCATTTTTTGCAAGCGCAAGTACGTCTTGTTTTGCAAACTCTTGAAAGATAGGACCAAAGCGGTCTTGTGCAGCTTCAACTTCTTTATCAAGTTGTACCCACTGTCCATTTTCATGTGCTTCAGCAACTGCTTTCTTAGACTCTGCCAAGGTAGTGATACCTTGGTTAGAGCTCGTCCAGTTCAAGAAACCTTTAAAGTTACCAAGACCTGGGTAAGCGGCAAGATAGTATACAGACCAAACAAAAGTTGCGAAGAACATGTAAGTCCACCATTTTGGTAGTGGGTTGTTTAATTCTTCGATACCATCAAACTCGTGACCGCAGCTTTCGCCTTCTTTAACACCTGTGTAGTTTTTCAGGTTCCAAAGCAGCAAGCCGAAAATCAGAGCTAGACATGCTAGGGTTAGTACGATAACCCAAATACTCCAAAAGCTAGTCATTTTTCAGACTCCTTTTCCTCGTTAGAGATAGTGTTGTTGTGTTTTTTCTCATCTTCAAAAATGGCATTAGCAGCGTCGTCGAAACGGCGCTTAGACCGCTTGCTATATGCCCACACAACAATCACTATAAACAGTACCAAAATTACCAGAGTCAAAATGCCTCTGTATGTGCCGTAATCCATAATAATTACTTCAAATGTGTGCCAAGTTGCTGTAAGTAAGCGATAAGTGCCTGCATTTCTGTTGCACCTTCGCCACCGTTCATCGCGTGGATTTCATCCACTTGCGCTTGCAACTCAGCATCATCACCGTAGCCTTTGCCATTGTAGCGGTCTGACGACTTATCAATGCCAAATGCATCACGGAACACTTGTAATTTCTTCAGAGTATAAGTGGTATCTACTTTAGTGCTATCAAGCCATGGATAACCTGGCATATTTGACTCAGGTACCACAGAGCGAGGATCCATTAAGTGCGCGTAGTGCCAGTCGTCAGAATAACGCTGACCAACACGTGCCAAATCAGGACCTGTACGCTTTGAACCCCACTGGAATGGGTGATCCCATACCGACTCACCAGCTACAGAGTAGTGGCCATAACGCTCAACTTCATCACGGAATGGACGAACCATTTGTGAGTGACAGTTGTAACAACCTTCACGTACGAAGATGTCGCGGCCTTCCATTTCAAGCGCAGTTAGTGGGCGCAAGCCTTCCACTGGTTGAGTGGTATCTTTTTGGAACATTAGTGGAGTAATTTCAACTAGTGCACCGAAGCTAATCGCGAATACCGTTAGGATAGCCATCAGGCCAACGTTCTTTTCAACGATTTCGTGTTTGTTTGTTGAGTTATTGTTGCTCATACTCAATACCCCTTAAGCCACTTGCGGGTTTGCATCAGTGGTAAGTTGACCACTTTTTGCAGTAACCGTACGGAATACGTTGTAAGCCATTACCAGCATACCTACTACGATGAATACACCGCCTAGGAATCGCATGATATAGAAAGGCTTAGAAGCTTCTAGTGACTGAACAAAGCTATACATTAATGTGCCGTCAGCATTTACTGCGCGCCACATTAGGCCTTGCATAACACCAGAGATCCACATTGCAACGATATAAAGTACAACACCAACTGTGTGTAGCCAGAAGTGCGTGTTAACTAGCTTGATGCTATACATGTTACCGTGACCAAATAGGGCTGGGATTAGGTGATAAATTGCACCGATAGAAATCATTGCAACCCAACCTAGTGCACCAGAGTGTACGTGACCTACAGTCCAGTCGGTATAGTGTGAAAGGGCATTTACAGACTTGATAGCCATCATCGGACCTTCGAACGTAGACATACCGTAGAACGATAGAGATACAACTAGGAAACGCAATACCGGGTCAGTACGTAGTTTGTGCCAAGCGCCAGACAGCGTCATGATACCGTTGATCATACCGCCCCAAGAAGGAACGAATAGGATAACAGACATCACCATACCTAGAGACTGTGTCCAGTCAGGTAATGCTGTGTAGTGAAGGTGGTGAGGACCTGCCCAAATATATAGAGAAACAAGCGCCCAGAAGTGAACAACCGATAGACGGTAAGAGTAAACTGGACGACCTGCTTGTTTTGGTACGAAGTAGTACATCATACCTAAGAAACCAGCGGTAAGTAGGAAACCTACTGCGTTGTGACCATACCACCACTGAACCATCGCATCTACTGCACCTGCGTAGATTGAATAAGATTTAGTAAGTGATACAGGGATAGCCATACTGTTTACAATGTGAAGCACTGCAACAGTGATAATGAAACCAGCGTAGAACCAGTTTGCTACATAGATGTGTGACACTTTACGCTTGATAAGAGTACCAAAGAATACTACAGCATAAGTAACCCATACTACCGCGATTGCGATATCAATCGGCCACTCTAGTTCAGCGTACTCTTTTGAAGAAGTAATACCTAGAGGAAGCGTGATAGCTGCAGATACGATGATGGCTTGCCAACCCCAGAAGGTAAATGCGGCAAGTTTGTCAGAGAACAGGCGCGTTTGACACGTGCGCTGGACAACATAGTAAGAGGTTGCAAATAGTGCACTTGTACCAAATGCAAAGATTACTGCGTTCGTGTGTAACGGACGAAGTCTAGAGTAAGTTAACCATGGAATGTCGAAGTTTAACGCAGGCCACGCAAGTTGCGCTGCGATAAATACACCTACACCCATGCCAACAATGCCCCAAATCACTGTCATGATAGCGAATTGGCGTACAACTTTATAATTGTACTCAGTTTGTGATGCTACTGTTTGGCTCATTTTCTGGATTCCGCTGCAATTTATTGCGATTAGAAATGAATTACCTGAATTACAGGCCCTAGTTATATTTCTTCAAGCCCGTCATGTTTTAACTCAAAAGATGAGTGAAAACCTAACCAGCCCGAGAAACCTTTATTTTTGCGAGGAAATGATAATTTTTTTGCTTATGAA
The sequence above is a segment of the Pseudoalteromonas piscicida genome. Coding sequences within it:
- the ccoP gene encoding cytochrome-c oxidase, cbb3-type subunit III, giving the protein MTSFWSIWVIVLTLACLALIFGLLLWNLKNYTGVKEGESCGHEFDGIEELNNPLPKWWTYMFFATFVWSVYYLAAYPGLGNFKGFLNWTSSNQGITTLAESKKAVAEAHENGQWVQLDKEVEAAQDRFGPIFQEFAKQDVLALAKNEEALEIGQRLFSQNCAQCHGSDARGGAGFPNLTDKDWLYGGTPDKIKETLLNGRVAAMPAWQDALGDQGVKEMTAYVLSLSGRTVNQKDAAAGKAKFAMCAACHGMDGKGSVAHNLPFGAPNLTDNIWLYGGSQRAVEDTLRHGRAGVMPAWKDILGEDKVHLLTAYVYSLSQDQ
- the ccoN gene encoding cytochrome-c oxidase, cbb3-type subunit I; its protein translation is MSQTVASQTEYNYKVVRQFAIMTVIWGIVGMGVGVFIAAQLAWPALNFDIPWLTYSRLRPLHTNAVIFAFGTSALFATSYYVVQRTCQTRLFSDKLAAFTFWGWQAIIVSAAITLPLGITSSKEYAELEWPIDIAIAVVWVTYAVVFFGTLIKRKVSHIYVANWFYAGFIITVAVLHIVNSMAIPVSLTKSYSIYAGAVDAMVQWWYGHNAVGFLLTAGFLGMMYYFVPKQAGRPVYSYRLSVVHFWALVSLYIWAGPHHLHYTALPDWTQSLGMVMSVILFVPSWGGMINGIMTLSGAWHKLRTDPVLRFLVVSLSFYGMSTFEGPMMAIKSVNALSHYTDWTVGHVHSGALGWVAMISIGAIYHLIPALFGHGNMYSIKLVNTHFWLHTVGVVLYIVAMWISGVMQGLMWRAVNADGTLMYSFVQSLEASKPFYIMRFLGGVFIVVGMLVMAYNVFRTVTAKSGQLTTDANPQVA
- a CDS encoding cbb3-type cytochrome oxidase subunit 3; the encoded protein is MDYGTYRGILTLVILVLFIVIVVWAYSKRSKRRFDDAANAIFEDEKKHNNTISNEEKESEK
- the ccoO gene encoding cytochrome-c oxidase, cbb3-type subunit II; protein product: MSNNNSTNKHEIVEKNVGLMAILTVFAISFGALVEITPLMFQKDTTQPVEGLRPLTALEMEGRDIFVREGCYNCHSQMVRPFRDEVERYGHYSVAGESVWDHPFQWGSKRTGPDLARVGQRYSDDWHYAHLMDPRSVVPESNMPGYPWLDSTKVDTTYTLKKLQVFRDAFGIDKSSDRYNGKGYGDDAELQAQVDEIHAMNGGEGATEMQALIAYLQQLGTHLK